From Deinococcota bacterium, one genomic window encodes:
- a CDS encoding DUF294 nucleotidyltransferase-like domain-containing protein, whose product MEPLRYIRALPPFDRLGAAEFRLIETSLETTYVAPNTRILERGGKSSSYLYLIRKGSVQLLKAGQVVQVLEEGEMFGYSSILTGEVPLDVVAAEDLLVYRLPAKLFHRLKAHPAFADFFMKGLSERLKGAARLENGVLMGDLAVPAATLVRRGPVFIAAGATVGEAAKLMREHGVSSVLVEAEPLSIVTDRDLRNRVMAEGLGPETPVREVMSFPLKSLPADVSLVEVLLFLLEENVHHLPLTAGGEVVGVVTDTSLLEHYAHSPVALLRRVARSQDAGSLRNYASEVVGMVEALTLGGVAVEGVARAVSTLNDRLTRTLLELAEAELGPPPTPYAWLVLGSEGRLEQVLLTDQDNALVYGEDSPEARGYMKALAGRVVEGLLEAGFPRCPGGYMATRWNDPLEEWRRRFAGWVHSPEPQALLEASIFFDFRAVHGALALDALEEVLREAGERGIFLAHLARTALEFRPPLGLFRQIREAEGGVDLKKGGIVPIVSLARVYALAAKSPARPTLDRLEAASSAGSLSEADAETLSEAFRFLSGLRLGAQLEALRAGRPATNKVPLDSLSPLSRRHLKEAFFLIRGLQEGTLAHFHAERLL is encoded by the coding sequence GTGGAACCTTTACGTTACATCCGGGCGCTGCCGCCCTTCGACCGGCTCGGCGCGGCTGAGTTCAGGCTGATCGAAACGTCTCTGGAGACCACCTACGTCGCGCCCAACACCCGCATCCTCGAGCGCGGCGGCAAAAGCTCTTCCTACCTCTACCTCATCCGCAAGGGCTCGGTGCAGCTCTTGAAGGCCGGGCAGGTGGTGCAGGTGCTCGAGGAGGGGGAGATGTTCGGCTACTCCTCCATCCTCACCGGCGAGGTGCCGCTCGACGTGGTGGCGGCCGAGGACCTGCTCGTCTACCGCCTGCCCGCCAAGCTCTTTCACCGGCTCAAGGCGCATCCGGCCTTTGCCGACTTCTTTATGAAGGGCTTGAGCGAGCGGCTGAAGGGCGCGGCGCGGCTCGAGAACGGTGTCCTGATGGGCGACCTGGCCGTACCCGCCGCCACGCTCGTCCGCCGCGGCCCGGTCTTTATCGCTGCCGGGGCCACGGTGGGCGAGGCTGCTAAGCTCATGCGCGAGCACGGCGTCTCCTCGGTTCTGGTCGAGGCCGAACCCCTGAGCATCGTCACCGACCGCGATCTGCGCAATCGGGTGATGGCCGAGGGGCTCGGCCCCGAAACGCCCGTCCGCGAGGTGATGAGCTTTCCTCTCAAGAGCCTGCCCGCCGATGTCTCGCTCGTCGAGGTGCTGCTCTTTCTGCTCGAGGAGAACGTTCACCACCTGCCGCTCACAGCGGGCGGCGAGGTCGTCGGCGTCGTCACCGACACCAGCCTGCTCGAGCACTACGCCCACAGCCCGGTCGCCCTCTTGCGCCGGGTGGCGCGCAGCCAGGACGCGGGCAGCCTGCGCAACTACGCGAGCGAAGTGGTGGGCATGGTCGAGGCGCTGACCCTGGGCGGGGTGGCGGTGGAGGGGGTCGCCCGCGCGGTCTCGACCCTGAACGACCGGCTGACCCGCACCCTGTTGGAACTGGCGGAGGCGGAACTCGGTCCGCCGCCGACCCCTTACGCCTGGCTGGTCCTCGGCTCGGAGGGCCGCCTCGAGCAGGTCCTGCTGACCGACCAGGACAACGCGCTGGTCTACGGCGAGGACAGCCCGGAGGCGCGGGGCTACATGAAGGCGCTGGCCGGGCGGGTGGTCGAGGGCCTCCTCGAAGCCGGCTTTCCCCGCTGTCCGGGGGGCTACATGGCGACGCGCTGGAACGACCCGCTCGAGGAGTGGAGGCGGCGCTTTGCAGGCTGGGTCCACAGTCCCGAGCCCCAGGCGCTGCTGGAGGCGAGCATCTTTTTCGACTTCCGCGCCGTCCACGGCGCCCTGGCCTTGGACGCCCTCGAGGAGGTGCTCAGGGAAGCCGGCGAGAGAGGTATCTTTCTCGCCCACCTGGCCAGGACCGCCTTGGAGTTCCGCCCGCCCCTGGGCCTCTTCCGCCAGATACGCGAGGCCGAGGGCGGGGTGGACCTGAAAAAGGGCGGTATCGTCCCCATCGTCAGCCTGGCCCGGGTCTACGCCTTGGCGGCGAAGAGCCCGGCTCGCCCGACCCTGGACCGTCTCGAGGCCGCCTCCTCTGCGGGAAGCCTCAGCGAGGCGGATGCCGAGACCTTGAGCGAGGCCTTCCGCTTTCTGAGCGGCCTGCGCCTGGGCGCGCAGCTCGAGGCCCTGCGGGCCGGTCGGCCCGCCACCAACAAGGTCCCGCTCGACAGCCTCTCGCCCCTGTCGCGCCGCCATCTCAAGGAGGCCTTTTTTCTCATCCGCGGGCTGCAGGAGGGAACGCTCGCCCACTTTCACGCCGAGCGACTCCTCTAG